Sequence from the Pelodiscus sinensis isolate JC-2024 chromosome 30, ASM4963464v1, whole genome shotgun sequence genome:
tggtcctgccgtgagggcagaggactgggcttGAGGATCTTTgcagggcccttccagttccagtgttcgaGTCTGTAGGTCCCGCTTCCAGCCTGGCGAGGCGAACACCTCCTGCGGCAGAGGGACGCTGGACTGGCGGCTGCTCCTCCCTGGGGCTAGTAACGCCAGACCGGTTCTCCGCGCGGTTAGTTTCAGTCCAGGTTTTCCTAGGTTCCCTCTCGCTGTGTGTATCTGGCGCAGCGATACAGGGCGGTGTCTGCGGGCTGCAGACCGCTCAGCTGCAAGGACACTGCAGCACGgtcactgctgcccccaggcggCGCAAGGCGGAGGTGCAGGCTGGGTTCTTGTAGAATCTCTACTAGGTTCTGTGTCGCTGTGTGTGCGGAACAGTAATAGCGGGAGGTGTCCTCGGGTTTCCCtaacccagcccctgctgcagctgttccATTTTCACCTACGCAACCCTATGGGCCAGAATCTTAGAACCCTTAACTGAGTACTGAGCacagatgtagttgcctcatctaaaaaaagatctattggcattaggaaaggtaaagaaaagggcaacacaactGAGGAGGggcttggaatgggtcccatgtgaggagagattaaaaagacttggacttttcatcttagaaaagaggagactaaggggagatatgatagaggtttataaaatcatgactgctgtggaaaaagcgaataaagaaaagttatttacttattccctaaATATAAggattaggggtcaccaaatgaaatcaataggcagcagattaaaacaaagaaaagtttttcttcattcagcacacagtcaacctctggaactccttgctagaggatgtggtgaagcctaggactttaatagggttccaaaaagagctagcgAGATTCATCGAGGTTAGGTCTATGaatgtctattagccagaatgggtaggaatggtgtccctagtcgctgtttgtctggaaatgggtgagaggggaaggatcagtgaggattacctcttgtgtactctccctctggggcacctgctactggccactgttggcagacaggatactgggatagatggacatttggtctgatccaaagtgggtgttcttacgttcttaattCTCTGCAAGCTTTGCACAGGGCCTCTTGGACCTCTCTGTTTCTCAGGGCGTAGATGAGTGGATTGACCAGGGGCGTCAGGACAGTGTAGGAGACAGAGAGAACTTTCTTGAAGTCGCTCAGGAGGTCGGTGGTTGGGAACATGTAGGCAATCATGAGAGCTCCATAGTAAATGCTCACcacgatgaggtgggaggagcaggtggaaaaggccttttgcctcccggtggAGGAGCGGATTCTGAGGATGGTGCTGAGGATGCAGATGTAAGACGCCAAGGTGAGCAGGAAGGGGACCAGTGCGAAAATCAAGCAAATTGAGAACGCCAGCGTGTCCATCAGCAGAGGATGATTGCAGGAGAGTTTTAGAAGGGGAATAaagtcacaaaagaaatggtcgatACCATTAGGGCCACAGAAGGTTAACTGGGACAATGGCAATGCTGTAATACTAGAAGCAATGAATCCACCTATCCATGACCCCCTGGCAAGCTGGAGGCAAGACCTGCTACTCATCCGGGCTGTGTAGTGCAGCGGGTTGCATATGGCTAGATACCGGTCGTAGGACATCACTGATAGGAGGAGGCATTCTGAGCCTCCCAGAGCACCAAAGAAATAAAATTGTGTGAGACACCCTGTAAAAGAAATTGTCCagtccccagccaggagcccggccagcagctggggcaggacggTGGAGCTGTAGCAGATTTCCAAGCAGGACAAgttgcccaggaagaagtacatgggggtgtggaggtgtCGATCAGCCACAACCAACACTATGACAATGACGTTTCCAGCCATGGTCACCAGGTAGATCACGAGAAAGAGCAGGAAGAGAGGAACCTGCAGGCCAGGAAGATCCCCGAATCCCAGGAGGATAAATTCTGTGACAGACGTTTGGTTTCCTTGTTCCTGGCTTGCCATGGGGTGTGTCTGTGGGACAGAGACAGGGTCACTGGGAGCAATAACTAACATTCATTGCAATATGGCAACCTGTGGTGCTGGACTTGGACAGGGGGTACAGACTCCTTGACAGATGTGACAGAGGCTGGTTCAGACAATCACTCCCATCACTGCCTGGTGGCTAAAAGCTGAACAAGGGAGGGGGAGATCGGCTGGAGGGAATATTTGACAGGGAGCTCCAGCAGAGAAACCAGCCAAGCAAGCGGGCCTGGGACTTGTAAGGGACGGGTGAGGAGCTTCCCTTTGGCCTGGCCCCCGGTTCTCCTCCTTTGGATAGAAAGCAGCAGGATACATGTAAGAGAGCCTGGACGGCCCTTCCTTAACCAGAACAACAATGTCTCCAGTGCCAGCCTCATCCGGTCCTTGGATCTCTCACAAAGCAAAGCCTGGGTCTGACTCAGCTCTGGAGGACTCATGGACACATACAAACAAGGccaaagagggtgggggagagtcagGAGTGCTGCCCAATCAGCATAGCTTGTACAGGACAGCGAGACCAGGACACTTGGACCAGAAACAACCTGGTCCTAGTGCATCCCATTTTTATAAGAAAAATTCCAGAGACATCCGGAAAACTATTAATTAAgcacttttgcaatattttggccCAGCAAAATGTATCCTAAATATTGACATAATAGGTATCGTACACGATATGCAGTTGATTGGTAGTTATGACTAGAAccaccaagtctcgctttgctataaattgggtttAGTAAGAAGAATCGATGGGAGGGAATAAGCAGGAATGACCCACAGGTTTTGCTTTTGCTGTAACTAGAAATAATGGAGCCCTTCACCATACCCAGCATTCAAAGGAACCTCCTGCCTGGAACTGTAGGTAGCAGGTACAACcaaactaggcttaattattgtatGTTCATCTCCACCTTGAATGTGCAAGCAGGTGTGGTTGTCCTATCCCAAAAAATCTACACTAAGTATGGAAAAGGTGCCGAGAGGGCAATAAAACACGAGGGGCTTGGAAACAGTTTCAAAAGCGGGGAGAAGAAAAACATCAAAATTTCGCAGTTATAGATAGTCCGTGAAATCATGAATGATCATCTCCTGCAGGGGTGGGCACTAAAACTGGGCCATTTCACCAGGgtcagcccctgctgggctgccgccGCCATGTTTACCTGAACCGCCCCTGGTCCTGGAGatcgcagctcccagtggccaggaacGGCGATCCGTGGCCAATGGATGCTGTGCTCCCCGTACCTGAGGTGGTGCAGGTAGATATGGTGGGGCCGGGACCTACAGGGGTTAACCCCCAGAGACCGAACCCAgccacaggccagtatttgcccacctctgtcccAGAAACACGTCCAGCCTTGATTTAAATCTCAGCAGAGAAGGAGAATCCCCCACAGGACTGGGCGGGTTATTCGGATGGCTCACTCCCCTCACTATCAACACTGGGAACCTTTGCTGCAGTCTCTGTTTTTCTAGCTTCTATTTCCAGCCATTTCATCACGTGACATTTCGGTTTGCTGGACCCAGCTCTGTGTTCCCCGGGTAGGTACCTACAGGCCAGGATCAAATTACCCAGCCACCTTCTCCTTGCTGAGAGGAGCGTCTGGAGACTGTTACTGCAAGGAAACTGCCCAGAGCTTCAGCCACTCTTGTGGCTCATTTCTGAACACGCCTTAATTTCTCGGAAGCTTTTTTCAGATGGGCACCGCAAAACGGGACGTGGGATTTCTGCATGTGCCAAATCCAGGGGAGAAAGGACACCTCTTCTCCTAGTAACTATTCCCCTGATTTAACAGCCAAGAAAGCAGTCAGCCTGTTAGGTCACAGCGTGACCCCcgcacctgctgggtgtggttcattgtcccagCTAGTGGCACCGACACCACCTACTGTGAGTGAGCGAGAATGAGCTCGCTCTACAGCCTCAGCGGGGACCCAGCTGTTGTTTTGCTCCAGCAGTAGCGGTTCTGAACCCTTTTCGGTCCACACACCCCTTGGTCTCAGCTAAACACATCACCTATCCCGCTGGGTGATAATATTTTTTATAACTAAATTCAATACATTACCTATACTTGAACATACGCGAACATCACGTACCCCCTGACACGGCTTCATGCACCCCTTGGGGGTCCATAGACCCTCGGTTCAGAACCCCTGCAGTAGAGCCTCGTGCCCAGGTTCAGTTTTGCCTGTCGGAGGCTCATGTTCTGCTGTTTTTTCAAAAGGaccctggagattttttttttcaaacccacTTTTCCTTAAGACTCATCGTAGAACATCTCACACAAAACACTTTCAAATGCCCCATTGCCGCTCATGTGCTTTACACGGAACAATATTTTTCAGCATTTCAAGGCTGGCAAACCTTTCCAGGAAAATATATTCAGAATCCCACCAAGGTAgatgtaaagaataaaatatttcatcAGTGACAACAAGAAACCTGTGTAATACAACCACTATGTGTGACCTCAGAAACTCTGAAGCTTTTAATGAGCCCAAATTTATTCTAAAAGATGTACTTTCATTGTATTAGGAAAATACATTGTGTAAAAATATCAGTGCCCTACAGCTACCCCTCTCGGATTGCCTTTCATTTTTTCTGCCCCCAAATTAGTTGCCAAATAAAGATCGAATCTGCTCTCAGCATCACATAAACCATACCACTGTATGGTAATTTCACAACTCAACCCACAACTTGGATATGAAATAGAGGATGTCTTCAGGAAAGACATCCAGACTCAATGTGAAGATTTCATGTGACGGCATATTTACCACTTCTCTCAtctcaaccctaaccctaacccaattGGTAACAGCTCTCAGTCTTTAAAACATGCACCTTACCTCTTGTTTCAATGTGTCTAACTTGAGTTTCCAGCCAGGGGAATTTTTTTCTGCTAGATTAAGCAGTTTTGAACTATCAGAAATCTGTTCCTCGCGGAGTCTTCTCTCCACCCGTTCTTAAATAATCTGTTTGGATTGAACTTCATTGCTACATTTTTTCCTCCACCTTTCTGTAATTCTTGCCAAATTCTTTTTCTATATCTCTTTCATTGAGCAACAACATCAACACAGCAGCCAAAGTGCCACTTACGTGTGCCTTGTAGTGACAGACTCAAGGAACTCAATCCATTCCGTGTCACACAGAGACATTTCAGAAATGTCTTGGTTGCTCGGACGTAGCACCTACATGAGGAGGAAATTGGCTCTTCTAACAGAGACATTCAACAATGCCCCGCTGAAtggtggttaaaaaaaaattcacactAGACATAAGATGCACGTTTTAACATTAAAGATAATGAACACTTTACCGAGGATTGTGATAGATTCCTCGTAATGGACTGCTTTTAACttaaaagtggatttttttctaaaagttctGCTGTAGGAGTTTTTTTATGTGAAGTGTTACACAGGATTTCAGCCTAGAAGACCAAAATGGTCCCTTCTTGTCCATGAAATTGTGAGCCATGGAACATCAAAGCGTAGGAATAGGTCTGCATAGTTATACAGATCTCACCTTTTCAGACTGGCTGTGGTTCAGATGCTGTAATCACAAATGAAATAAACGCCCCTCTCTTTCATTTTCCAAATTACTCTCTGTCAGTCTCCGTTGCTCTACCTCGCATGTTTCCTCTGCCCATCTGGGAAATAAACTTTGCCTGCATCCATTCTATAAATACGTTTTTTAAAGTGGGATGGTTTCATCTGGGCTCTGCCAATACAAGTGGGAAATTACAAATGGAAAAAGTTTCCTAGGACTTGTTGAGCTATGTAAACAAATTGAACAGAAAAATGATCATCTTCTTTAAggatcacatttaaaaaaaactaaagaaGTTAAGTACAAACCTTCCATGGAATTCACATGCTCAAATCCCATAGGAATCTTTGGAAATCCCACtctgtaattttaaaacagaCGTCGGtgattaattcattttttaaaatttctcacTTTTTGATGTTTTTTTCattattccctcccccccccccatcaaagtTTGGAAGGATATCCTGAAAACACACTGGAAAGTATTTCCCTTCAACAGTCACCAATTCTTTATTCATTTTGCAAGCATTTCTATGGATTGCATTCTTAAACACACAAACTGTATGAATTGTAGCAAATGAGTGTGTGTCAGTGTGCCAGTGTGAATGAAGGTGTTCGGTGACCTTGAAAATGAAAAACATATTTGAGgttgaaaaaaattaatttacctTTGTGAaagcaaaagttaaaaaaaaccctccccaaaCTCTTCTTAGATCAGTTTCACCCCTGAAATGCATTGCTTCAAGTTTTACTGTTTTGAGAAACaacgatcagtttcacacatactgaaTAGGAAATGACCCAAAAGTAAtggaccacaagccaaatatgagcCAGCTGTGTGAcatggcaaacatgattctgggatgcatgaacatgagtgttgtgagcaagacacaagaagtcattcttccgctctacactgcactgagacaaactgttctccttggcctctgatgataggacaagaagcaatgggcttaaactgcagcaaggaaggtttaggttggacattagtaaaaacgtcttaattgtcagggtggttaaacactggaataagttgcctagggaggctgtggaatccccatctctggagatatttaagagcaggttagatagacacgtGTCAGGGACTGTCTAGaatgtactgggtcctgctgtgagagcaggggtttggactcattgacctctcgaggtcccttccagtgctagagTTCTATGAAGAAGGGGTTGGTGCGAGGACAGTGGAGCAGCCTGGGACAAGACTCTCCCAACATGCAAACTAGTGTTTAATTAGGAACTGAACTATTTCCgcatggggggaagggaaagagacaaTTAGCCAAGGCACATGGAATGCAAGTGCCTCTATGCAAGTCCCGCTGGGCATTGTTAGCTCCAAAGCTCTGGAGACAAAACCATTCAGCGGGGGAAAGGCTGGCGCTGGGCAGTCATGAAAAGTGTGAAGACATCAGAGGATACAAACTTCAGGACACGCTGAGTGGGGTCCCAGTGGGCCAGGCTGGGATTGCTCTGCTGGGGCAAATGGCAAAGAAGGGGACAGACAGTCCCCCAAACTGTCAGGCTGATATTTAGATTGTTCAAACTGGGGAGCAAAAAGCTTCTGCAGGACTTTCTGGTACCCAGGAGCCAGAAACACAGTTCCCTTAAATCAGTGCTGACCAACCAGTccatcgggatctaccagtagatcctggagcctctggcaggggatcccgactggtttggccaggaagctctcaagtgctggcactaACATTGctcttccacccactgtcatgctgctcctgccctctgccttggagcgctcccttgggagcctcctgcttgctgggcaggtgtgggagggggaagaggaaaggagctgatgtcagggtgtccctcctcccccctctctgtgtgggttcaggagaaggggatggagggagcttggcaatgcaaatctctgccaCGCTCAcagtctgtgtgtctctgtcatttctctctctcacacacacacagacacagacactgccCTTCCCTCTCGTCTCTGGTCCCATcatgtttggggggggaggggagaggggagaggggaggttaccactttcactgcttgcaaagtggattAGTTTTGgggtttgactggtctgtgcagaCATCACTTTCATTTCTCTGGGTTGTTTAAATGTGATTCTTGGAGCAGTGAGCTCTAAAATGCCGAACCTGCCAcgtctggagtcattatccccgtggcaactgctgctcctggatgtggctggcatgtccctgcagaccctgcgaggcagagcagggggtgtcCACATgccgtccttgcctgcagacaccgcacCTGCACCTCCCATTGACCAATACCAGGGAActgtctgtagatgaggggcagcacatcaAACCGTGAGGCCACTGCAGTACATAGCAGCTGCTCTCAggagcactgtggggccagggtgGGTGAAGATCAAGCTCCAGGCCCTGTGCTCTCTGTGTGAATGCTCCAGCCcttgcacagcccagcacccctcCATAACGTCagggggtcccttatcctgcctcctAGAGCAGGGGCCAGCTGGTGAGAGCTCCCCAGccgctcccaggctgtgtctacacttgctccaaACACACCCTCACtgccaggtgcttttgtgcaagagcatccatggcgtgTGTGTGCTCTCAGGGCGTCCTTAGGATCcatggtgccctaggcgggattgttaaactggtgcccctaggcctgacttgctcttccacccccttccctcacactgtgctgcaggcagagcattcggctctctaggacccagccctgctgttacatgccCCACTGCGTCCCgtcataggcatgcgcagcacatcTCATTAGGCTGTGCACCCAGAGAATGTTTTACATGttctctttgacccccattagccaggcccctgacccctgttaaccacgcccctggccCCATTAGCCTCTGCAGGCAACACTctgggggcaagatggacacgtgaccaaaagtaactgctgctcctggacgtggctggcaagtccctgcagcccctgagaggcagagcagggagtcgccacacgctgtccttgcctgcggactccgctcctgcagctcccattgatcaatatcaGGGAGCTGTGGCATCAGTGTCTGTAGCCGAGGGGCAGCACCTCAaaccatggagccactgctgtaattGCCAGCTGCTTTGAGGAGGGCCGTGGGACCAGGGCAGGTCTGAGTCTGCcgtggctctgctgctccatccccagccattcccaggctatgtctacactggtggattcttgcacaagaacacgtccacactgccatgtgcttttgaggaagaacatccatggcagcgtggatgctcacttgtgcaagaaaactctcgtggccattttagccatagggatttctcacgcaagaaacccctgccacgcgtccacacagccctcttgtacaagagctccTACACTTGTTAGAacagagtgtagctcttgcgcaagaagccctctcttcccacactttaagctatgtctaaactggtgggttcttgcaaaAGAAGAGCCGCtcttctgcagagtgtccacactgcccacccactgttgtgcaagaagatttacactaCGGCTTAGGAAAAGatgacctcttgcacaagagctatgctcttttcttacaagtgtaagttttcttgtgcaagaaggcagtgtggttgCACAgcaggggttttcttgcacaagaaagccctatggctataATGGCCTTTcagagctttcttctgcaagggtatgtctacactagcctcctagtttgaactaggaaggctaatg
This genomic interval carries:
- the LOC142821248 gene encoding olfactory receptor 10A7-like, with product MASQEQGNQTSVTEFILLGFGDLPGLQVPLFLLFLVIYLVTMAGNVIVIVLVVADRHLHTPMYFFLGNLSCLEICYSSTVLPQLLAGLLAGDWTISFTGCLTQFYFFGALGGSECLLLSVMSYDRYLAICNPLHYTARMSSRSCLQLARGSWIGGFIASSITALPLSQLTFCGPNGIDHFFCDFIPLLKLSCNHPLLMDTLAFSICLIFALVPFLLTLASYICILSTILRIRSSTGRQKAFSTCSSHLIVVSIYYGALMIAYMFPTTDLLSDFKKVLSVSYTVLTPLVNPLIYALRNREVQEALCKACRELRT